The window CCCCACCCCGGACTCTGCCCCGTTTGCAGCCTCCCTCAACATGGTGCCTGGACATTCACCGCGAAGAAAAGCCAAGGACTTGACCTGAGTCTGCGGTGGGCAGGGTTGCAATGTCCGTGAGTCCTTCTCCATCTTCTTTCCCaagttctctccttctctcccctctcccaccccatcatTGTTCCCCGGAAACAAATAGGATGGCTTCACTGGTCAATTCTTTACATGTACAAACACCAAAAGCAGAGGAAACACCCctggccacccccctcccccccaaacccCAGTGCTGGGAGAGCAGCCCGCGGCGGACGAGGCTGCCTCGGGAACTGCGGAGCTGCTGGAGCTGTCCGGCTGTTCTGGAAACTTCTTTGGCCTCTGGGCTTTACCTGGAGGCCTCTTCCTTCAGCTCCTTGTTTTTCCGCACCTCTTCCGCGTGCTTGTCCTGAGAAGGAAGGGAGCGAAAAGGGCAGGTCACACAGGCTTCCCCGAGGATAAAGGGATAAAGGGAAGCCAGGGGAAAGAGAACACAAAGTAAAGAATTGCGGCCACAGGAAGTGAAGAGCAAAGTCTGCAAAGACGTcctgagaaggggcagaaggtGGCAGGTGAGACCGGCAGGAGGCAGGTGAGCGAGCCCACTGGTTCGGCCCCGGGGAGCTCGTTGACTGGGGCCAACCTCCCACGGGGAACCCACGTCCCAGCAACCCCAGAGCCCACCCACCTTTCCCTCCTTCACCTGGCCGTCCTGAGCTCGCACTCAGTGCATTGCTTGACTCAGTGCGAGAAGCAGCTCGGTGTCACTATGCGAGAGGAGCATGTGGCATTACGGCCAGGCCTCATGacaagtgccccccccccaacacttgCAACGTGACCACTGCCTTcacttctgtccttcccctccctccatgcAAGTTGTTTTCTTAAGCCCTTTGGTGAAAGATGAGGTCTCTTAAGGTATGAATTGACAGAAGAATTTTTGGAAATGTCACCCAACTCCAGAAAGTGGACTCTCTCACAAGTGGGGTATGAGAACCCTCTTTGCCTCACAgcataatagccaaaagatgggATCTGACTTCAAAGACCCatcagctatgtgaccttgaccAATCACGTCACCGATCAGGCCTCAGCAACCTGGTTTTTAAAGAGAGGGCCATGAACGGAAAGCTCCTTTTACCTCTAGAATTCTGTGACTTTAGTGTTCACCTCCAGGGCACCTCGTGGCCTGCCTTCTGTCACTGATCGTTGTACATATGCCTGGGTCCCCTATTGAACGGTATCTTTCTTGCAGGCAAGGAGcacacctttttcttctttgtatttcccCATTCTTCCTAGAGCATCTCGtacatggcaggtgctcagtaaatattgtcTCTACCAGACCTTGGCAATCATCCAGATATCATCATATCCACATATCAAAAATCAGCCTGGAGTAGGCCCGTTAAGTCGGTCCAGGAGTTCAGGATATATCTTAAACTATGAAATCATCCCTGAAGAGGCCCTAGAAATTTCCGTGGCCCTAGGAAAAGTGTGGGTACTGGTGTGTCTAGGACAGTGGTTCTAAACCTCACCCCATAATCAGCATGACCTAAGGAATTTGTGACACCGCCGGGTCCTCGGGCACCATTCCTAGAGAGCCAGTGTCCGTAGGTCTGAGGTAGGGCCCAAGGATCAGTAGCTTTAAACTTAACACCAGGTGAATCTGTTGCAGATGGTCAGTGATCCACACAGAAACTGACACAAAGCATTGGCTTGGGGCAGGGCAGAAGTCATACATCTATCTCTCATTCCACCTCCTGCCTCCATCAGTGACCAAGAGTGAATGGGGTCACGATCCCAAAAGAGTGATGCCCACTCAGATTCTTACTCTGACATTTTGCTTCTTGAAGTCTTACCTCACCTCCGTAGCTATTACACCAGAGTGGGGACCTTCTCAATCTCTTCCCCTCAGAATCTACCTCCACTCAGGTGAGCTCTCTGGGGAGAACCCTAGATTTCTGGGCTCCTTTTCTTTGGCTTCCAATGGTCCCCTCTCTGGCCAAAGGGAAAACAGGATGATTGTGGACTGATCCCCCCGAAATAGGGGTTGAAAGAGTCCCCTAGGTTTATGGTACCCAGAGAACCGGGTTCTGGTCCCAGCTGCACTGCTTAGTGTCTGTGTGACCCTGGCCAAGTTATTTGACCTTCTCCGACATGGTTTGCCCATCAATTAAATAAGGATAACACTGCTGTGCTTACCTCATGGATTTGTTGTGGGGATAGGGGTATGAAAAGTAAACGTGTTTTTGCCATCGTTTAAATACCATATCGTGGCTCTAGCTTCAATGATTTCTTTTGGGTTTGGCCTGAGAGCCCACGCCCCATTTTATCGCAatcccaggtttttgttttgtttttttttttcctgcaagagTTTGTTCCTAGCCAGCCCTCAGTAACTGGGGAAGCCTGAAATCAGACCCAGATCACTTCCCTCCCATCTGATACTTGGTGGAGGCCTTACTTCCCCTAGGAGGGTGGAGCGTGAGAATGGAAGGGTTGCCACATGCTGGCCAGAGGCAGGGCCTACGCAACATTCAGATCCCCTGTGAAGAAACCGATCTTTCTAGTAGCTGTTGCCAAGGGCCTGAGACTCTAGGTGGATGGGCAGGAAAAGAGTGGGGACCACGCTGCTCACCATGGGACGAGGCCACCGATCGGGTCCCGGGAGTCACCGCGCAGCAGGCGGCTCctggaaataaaacacagagcTGGAGCTCTCCCAGGAGCTGCAGGAGAAACTGGGGCAGCCTGGAGACTCAGGAAATGAGGCCAACATGTTCTCAGCAGAACGGGCTGTTACTCTGCTGACACGTGGGACCAATCCCAGTCTCTCACGTTTCTCCTATGTAGGTGACACCATTTGGTGTATTGACAAAAGGCAGAATATTGGAAAGACCCGTGACTCACTCAGTCCATATCAAGAGGTTTGGAGAGAATCAGGTTTCCTGCTCAATGGTCAACCCAGCTTATCATGCCCTTGGCTTAGAGCCAAGAGCCCAAATCATCATCTTGCATTAAATCGAATCAGTCCATTGAAGGATGAAGCCGGGAATGTACAACTGCTTATTTGTCCTTACTCCCTTGCATCACACAGGGTTCCTCTAGAAGATCAGAGGTCTCATCTCCCTAAGACAATGAGAAACTTCAATTGTGTAGCTGTGCATCATAGCCCCCACAGAATTCCAAAGCTTGCCTCATGTTTCTTGCCTACGACTTCCCAGAACATTCTTTGGAACTCTCTAAGGATCCAACCTAACAGAAACACCCTTTCCTACCTGAGGCTGTTTGCTGCCTAAAATAATATGTAGGCCCTTTATACTTGCCATGTAAGGAAGAGAGTTTCCAGgaatctcttctctctccaagACCACTTACCTTCTCTTGCAGCCGTTCCAACATGGCGGCAAGATGGGCCTCCCGGTTTTCCTTATTGGATTCCATCTTCTGGGCCAGTTTTTCCTTAGCCATCTTGATGAAATTGTTGTTTTCCTCAATGGCTTTTTGGATCACCTCCCGCTCGTGTTCTCGTTTCTCTGCTAGGTGTTTCAGGAGCTCAGCTTCCTGGTACTAAGGAAGcacaaaagggagagagaagcccttGAAAGTGAGCATACCAGGGTGAATTT is drawn from Panthera leo isolate Ple1 chromosome B1, P.leo_Ple1_pat1.1, whole genome shotgun sequence and contains these coding sequences:
- the STMN4 gene encoding stathmin-4 isoform X7 is translated as MTLAADTVDLNWCVISDMEVIELNKCTSGQSFEVILKPPSFDGVPEFNASLPRRRDPSLEEIQKKLEAAEERRKYQEAELLKHLAEKREHEREVIQKAIEENNNFIKMAKEKLAQKMESNKENREAHLAAMLERLQEKDKHAEEVRKNKELKEEASR
- the STMN4 gene encoding stathmin-4 isoform X8, which gives rise to MKELPLVSLFCSCFLADPLNKSSYKYDDMEVIELNKCTSGQSFEVILKPPSFDGVPEFNASLPRRRDPSLEEIQKKLEAAEERRKYQEAELLKHLAEKREHEREVIQKAIEENNNFIKMAKEKLAQKMESNKENREAHLAAMLERLQEKDKHAEEVRKNKELKEEASR